The genomic DNA AGAAATGCTCCGCCCCGGCAGCACCTCGATTAAAGCCCTGACCATTCTCGAGACCATGACGCAACGTGAAGCGCAAGCACTGCAACGCGCTTGTGCATTGTCCAGCACTTTTGGGCAAGACAGCACCAAAAAGCTGGTAACCGGTTTTCGCCGCCGCCAAGGCTTGGTGCAACTGCTACGCCCAGAGCCGCCCCATAAGCTTTCGCTGGGTCACTATCAACTGTCTTATACCGACTTAATGCTGTTGATGGACTTGGGGCTGATCCTGCGCACTGAGCTCGAATCCGGTGTGATTGAAATGCAACCAGCGATGCCGTTTAAACTGCAAGACACCCAATACATGCTCACCCCGTTACACAAAGGGATGCGTCTTTATTATTACCGCTTTAGTCCCACCGGCCATGAGCTGGCAAAACTGGTCGGTAAACGCGTGCATCCCGATTACCATCACGCCATTTGTGAGTTGCTCGCCGAAGGCTTTGAGATGCACAGCGATGTGGGTGATACGGTCAACACTCACGCTTAATCTGACAGGCGCAACACC from Salinivibrio kushneri includes the following:
- a CDS encoding TIGR03899 family protein, whose protein sequence is MAEQDKPVTVDAHPEKRRHQEHNYKDDADLRGSKGRLKAIASEYHVDARLQEVEQEDLAHRSANRQRHVMQKQQANLEAIIALTYDQCHSETAQTPDPDWLVRFFDLARNIHGHAMQQLWAKILKQEMLRPGSTSIKALTILETMTQREAQALQRACALSSTFGQDSTKKLVTGFRRRQGLVQLLRPEPPHKLSLGHYQLSYTDLMLLMDLGLILRTELESGVIEMQPAMPFKLQDTQYMLTPLHKGMRLYYYRFSPTGHELAKLVGKRVHPDYHHAICELLAEGFEMHSDVGDTVNTHA